A single Deltaproteobacteria bacterium DNA region contains:
- a CDS encoding TIGR00730 family Rossman fold protein has translation MAASTLKRICVFCGSSAGARPAYADAARALGGELARRGLELVYGGGNVGLMGIVADATLAAGGRVTGVIPRALVSRELAHTGLTAQHVVSSMHERKQLMHDLSDAFIALPGGLGTFEELFETLTWSQLGIHRKPCGLLNVEGFYDPLLALLDHATAEKLVRAEHRATLVHDTTPDGLLLAFARYRAPQLPKWLTPQQT, from the coding sequence GTGGCCGCGAGCACCCTCAAGCGCATCTGCGTCTTCTGCGGCTCGAGCGCCGGGGCCCGCCCCGCGTACGCCGACGCCGCGCGCGCCCTGGGCGGCGAGCTGGCCCGACGGGGCCTCGAGCTCGTCTACGGGGGCGGCAACGTCGGCCTGATGGGGATCGTCGCCGACGCGACGCTGGCGGCCGGAGGGCGCGTGACGGGCGTCATCCCCCGGGCCCTCGTCAGCCGCGAGCTCGCCCACACCGGGCTCACCGCCCAGCACGTCGTCTCGAGCATGCACGAGCGCAAGCAGCTCATGCACGACCTCTCCGACGCGTTCATCGCGCTCCCCGGCGGGCTCGGCACCTTCGAGGAGCTGTTCGAGACGCTCACCTGGAGCCAGCTCGGGATCCACCGCAAGCCCTGCGGCCTCCTCAACGTGGAGGGGTTCTACGACCCGCTCCTCGCGCTCCTCGACCACGCCACCGCCGAGAAGCTCGTGCGCGCCGAGCACCGCGCGACGCTGGTACACGACACGACCCCGGACGGCCTGCTCCTCGCCTTCGCGCGCTACCGCGCCCCGCAGCTCCCGAAGTGGCTCACGCCGCAGCAAACCTGA
- a CDS encoding HD domain-containing protein, with product MDRTSSHLLRQCLAFALLAACAVARPTSARADWTQNLFSSLSHRHRQTARHSDAVEWVAAMLARRLELTAREQRLVRQVARLHDLGKGRVPWSILEKAGPLTDEEWAVMKQHPDLGAQLLERGGGHRTTLRHYLAQGVRGHHQWVDGGGYPAREPGTPMTREAQIVAVADFVAAVAERRPYKEPWDRARIVAALREGSGTHFAPDVVEAAVALLEGHRSMMRRLGGGSPRITPTPRKISHALGGKRRGGSGELVQHRRRVASSSHGQGGSHSRLRLGHPGL from the coding sequence ATGGATCGAACGAGCTCGCACCTCTTGAGACAGTGCCTGGCCTTCGCGCTCCTCGCCGCGTGCGCCGTCGCGCGTCCGACGTCCGCGCGCGCGGACTGGACGCAAAACCTGTTTTCCTCTCTTTCGCATCGCCACCGCCAGACGGCGCGACACAGCGACGCCGTCGAGTGGGTGGCCGCGATGCTGGCCCGGCGGCTCGAGCTCACCGCGCGCGAGCAGAGGCTCGTCCGGCAGGTGGCGCGTCTGCACGACCTCGGCAAGGGGCGCGTGCCTTGGTCCATTCTCGAGAAGGCCGGGCCGCTCACCGACGAGGAATGGGCGGTGATGAAGCAGCATCCCGACCTCGGGGCGCAGCTGCTGGAGCGCGGGGGCGGCCATCGCACGACGCTTCGTCACTACCTGGCGCAAGGCGTTCGTGGACACCATCAGTGGGTCGACGGTGGGGGCTATCCCGCGCGCGAGCCTGGCACGCCGATGACGCGCGAGGCGCAGATCGTCGCGGTGGCGGACTTCGTTGCCGCCGTGGCCGAGCGCCGCCCTTACAAGGAGCCGTGGGATAGGGCGCGCATCGTGGCCGCGCTGCGGGAGGGGTCGGGGACGCACTTCGCGCCCGACGTCGTCGAGGCGGCGGTCGCGCTCCTCGAGGGGCATCGGTCAATGATGCGGCGCCTCGGGGGCGGCTCGCCGCGCATCACGCCGACGCCCCGCAAGATCTCGCACGCGCTCGGAGGGAAGCGGCGCGGGGGAAGCGGGGAGCTGGTGCAGCATCGTCGCCGCGTGGCGAGCTCGTCGCACGGCCAGGGCGGCTCGCACTCACGCTTGCGCCTCGGCCATCCGGGTTTGTAG
- a CDS encoding CoA transferase encodes MQPLATPGPLSGVRVLDLTRAMSGPYCTLLLGDLGADVVKVERPGAGDDTRAWGPPFLAARDGTRQSAYFLSVNRNKRSVALDLKQPDGRAVIERLLARADVLVENFSPGTMARLGLAPEALLAAHPRLVVCSISGFGQSGPGSHRTAYDLILQGMGGLMSVTGPEDDPTRLGVPIADMASGMFAAHAVLAALFHRERTGAGQLVDASMLGSQVALLTYQAAAYFATGRAPTTTGNAHSMIAPYQTFATRDGHVNVAVGNDEQWRRFTDALGLAHLREDPRFTHNEGRVVHVRELARLIEERFVALGTAEIVTTLDRAQVPCGPIYRVDEVFDDPQARHQELRREVEHPTLGTIASTGFPFRLSASPAAIRRPPPLLGEHTVEVLRELGYSEAEAAALQTRMAEAQA; translated from the coding sequence ATGCAACCCCTCGCCACCCCCGGCCCGCTCTCCGGCGTGCGCGTGCTCGACCTGACGCGCGCCATGTCCGGCCCCTACTGCACCCTCCTGCTCGGCGACCTCGGCGCCGACGTGGTGAAGGTCGAACGCCCCGGCGCCGGCGACGACACGCGCGCCTGGGGGCCGCCCTTCCTCGCCGCGCGCGACGGCACGCGGCAGTCGGCCTACTTCCTCTCGGTCAACCGCAACAAGCGCTCGGTGGCGCTCGACCTGAAACAGCCCGACGGCCGCGCCGTGATCGAGCGGCTGCTCGCGCGCGCCGACGTGCTCGTCGAGAACTTCTCCCCGGGGACCATGGCGCGACTCGGGCTCGCCCCCGAGGCGCTCCTCGCCGCGCACCCGCGGCTCGTCGTCTGCTCGATCTCGGGCTTCGGCCAGAGCGGCCCGGGCAGCCACCGCACGGCCTACGATCTGATCCTGCAGGGGATGGGCGGGCTGATGAGCGTCACCGGCCCCGAAGACGATCCGACCCGCCTCGGCGTCCCCATCGCCGATATGGCGAGTGGGATGTTCGCGGCGCACGCCGTGCTCGCCGCGCTCTTTCACCGGGAGCGCACCGGCGCGGGGCAGCTCGTCGACGCGTCGATGCTCGGCAGCCAGGTGGCTCTGCTCACCTACCAGGCCGCGGCCTACTTCGCGACCGGTCGCGCCCCGACGACCACGGGGAACGCGCACAGCATGATCGCCCCCTACCAGACCTTCGCCACGCGCGACGGTCACGTGAACGTGGCGGTGGGCAACGACGAGCAGTGGCGCCGATTCACCGACGCGCTCGGCCTCGCGCACCTGCGAGAGGACCCACGCTTCACCCACAACGAAGGCCGCGTGGTCCACGTGCGCGAGCTGGCGCGTCTCATCGAGGAGCGCTTCGTCGCGCTCGGCACGGCCGAGATCGTGACCACCCTCGACCGCGCGCAGGTGCCGTGCGGGCCGATCTATCGCGTGGACGAGGTCTTCGACGATCCGCAGGCGCGGCACCAGGAGCTGCGCCGCGAGGTCGAGCACCCGACGCTGGGCACGATCGCGAGCACGGGCTTTCCGTTTCGGCTCTCCGCCAGCCCGGCTGCGATCCGTCGCCCGCCGCCGCTGCTCGGCGAGCACACGGTCGAGGTGCTGCGCGAGCTCGGCTACTCTGAGGCCGAGGCCGCCGCGCTACAAACCCGGATGGCCGAGGCGCAAGCGTGA
- a CDS encoding DUF2961 domain-containing protein yields MRVRSLRPVVLGLPLCLAACSAVGGESADEALRTLSRWEELPRLEERRYRVFTSTDTLKQAKYPLADPGNKDFNNFLAVCGGRPIPLLTEQLEPARCGDGIPGYLIAAADDGPGFVSRMVFAMSNPVQPPMMPAPGVPLAGLDQEQIKIYVDDLRRPVYQGKLKDWAEGRDQTFTEPFAGWRSGLLVSYLPIAYRSKLRIVLDGLSAQKVHYYQVATQSAGEVTPFDPATVDGPILAEARALLGRTGKGEPGTTSPLALDGAAVRADPGKTTLVLRQTGPGTIRRLELTVDAAASLEALRKLRLVAHWDDRPQAAIDVPLLALFASEEKLVPFAALPLAVTRDGARHRLSFYLPMPFRSRAQLALRNEGTEPVSLVASVGVVAELPTSRWGYLHAQHREQLPPLTDKDRHGIAEVTGRGKYVGTVMTFVGQADPSNPFPQVLNCLEGDELGEVDGEPRWQGTGTEDYFNGGWYYWNGPYSYAFSSLGLFERNTDQDRGVVNPTRWHILTDAIQFARSFRLRLEYGANRPASVRRYASVGLYYLE; encoded by the coding sequence ATGCGCGTGCGATCGCTTCGCCCGGTCGTTCTGGGTCTTCCGCTCTGCCTCGCCGCCTGCAGCGCCGTAGGAGGCGAGAGCGCCGACGAGGCCCTCCGCACCCTCTCGCGCTGGGAGGAGCTGCCGCGCCTCGAAGAGCGGCGCTACCGCGTCTTCACCAGCACCGACACGCTCAAGCAGGCGAAGTACCCTCTCGCCGACCCCGGGAACAAGGACTTCAACAACTTCCTCGCCGTCTGCGGGGGCCGGCCCATCCCGCTCCTCACCGAGCAGCTCGAACCCGCGCGCTGCGGCGACGGCATCCCCGGCTACCTCATCGCCGCCGCCGACGACGGACCCGGCTTCGTCTCGCGCATGGTCTTCGCGATGTCGAACCCCGTGCAGCCGCCGATGATGCCCGCGCCGGGGGTTCCCCTCGCGGGCCTCGACCAGGAACAGATCAAGATCTACGTCGACGACCTCAGGCGCCCGGTCTACCAGGGCAAGCTGAAGGACTGGGCCGAGGGGCGCGACCAGACCTTCACCGAGCCCTTCGCGGGCTGGCGCTCGGGGCTCCTCGTGAGCTACCTGCCGATCGCGTACCGCTCCAAGCTCCGCATCGTCCTCGACGGGCTCAGCGCGCAGAAGGTGCACTACTACCAGGTCGCGACGCAGTCCGCGGGCGAGGTGACCCCCTTCGATCCGGCCACCGTCGACGGCCCGATCCTGGCCGAGGCGCGCGCCCTGCTCGGTCGCACCGGCAAGGGCGAGCCGGGGACCACCTCGCCCCTCGCACTCGACGGGGCGGCGGTCCGCGCCGACCCAGGGAAGACGACGCTCGTGCTCCGCCAAACCGGGCCGGGCACGATCCGGCGACTCGAGCTGACCGTGGACGCGGCCGCGTCGCTCGAGGCGCTGCGGAAGCTGCGCCTGGTCGCGCACTGGGACGACCGCCCCCAGGCCGCGATCGACGTGCCGCTCCTCGCCCTCTTCGCGAGCGAGGAGAAACTCGTCCCCTTCGCCGCCCTTCCTCTCGCGGTCACCCGGGACGGCGCGCGCCATCGACTCTCCTTCTACCTCCCGATGCCCTTTCGCAGCCGCGCCCAGCTCGCGCTGCGCAACGAGGGGACCGAGCCGGTCAGCCTCGTGGCCAGCGTGGGTGTCGTGGCCGAGCTCCCCACCTCGCGCTGGGGCTACCTGCACGCGCAGCACCGCGAGCAGCTGCCCCCGCTGACCGACAAGGACCGCCACGGCATCGCCGAGGTGACCGGTCGCGGCAAGTACGTCGGGACGGTGATGACCTTCGTGGGCCAGGCCGATCCGAGCAACCCCTTCCCGCAGGTCCTGAACTGCCTCGAGGGGGACGAGCTCGGCGAGGTGGACGGCGAGCCGCGGTGGCAGGGGACCGGCACCGAGGACTACTTCAACGGCGGCTGGTACTACTGGAACGGGCCATACAGCTACGCCTTCAGCAGCCTCGGTCTCTTCGAGCGGAACACCGACCAGGACCGCGGCGTGGTGAACCCGACGCGCTGGCACATCCTGACCGACGCGATCCAGTTCGCGCGCTCCTTCCGGCTGCGCCTGGAGTACGGGGCGAACCGACCGGCGTCGGTCAGGCGCTACGCGTCGGTGGGGCTGTACTATCTGGAGTGA
- a CDS encoding DUF4253 domain-containing protein, translated as MERLRRKLAQHGIDGSTVSPFLELDDGNIHRLVAPAEEAFRLWGQLRELVPRTGLWPVVVGDEQSVRLMVNQVTSDDFPPAAQLIEDGLAIDTGLWFTAMEEENPDFFERDLSGWQEPGPLRPTFESLMASEEGERRDLSVALIPSPVSWHAPGHLRIGGWDTCPIAEVHVALLKRWHERYGADAMAISYDTIELHVARPPKDRAECEALAWEHYVYCPPLVLQTEGGLGGLAASLLGSRRWLFSWD; from the coding sequence ATGGAGCGCCTACGACGTAAGCTCGCGCAGCACGGCATCGACGGCTCGACGGTTTCCCCGTTCCTCGAGCTCGACGACGGCAACATCCATCGCCTCGTCGCCCCGGCCGAGGAGGCGTTTCGCCTCTGGGGTCAGCTCCGGGAGCTCGTCCCCCGCACCGGGCTCTGGCCGGTAGTGGTGGGAGACGAGCAGAGCGTGCGCCTGATGGTGAATCAGGTGACGAGCGACGATTTCCCTCCCGCGGCCCAGCTCATCGAGGACGGCCTGGCCATCGACACCGGCCTCTGGTTCACGGCGATGGAGGAGGAGAACCCGGACTTCTTCGAGCGGGACCTCTCCGGCTGGCAGGAGCCGGGCCCCCTGCGCCCGACCTTCGAATCCCTGATGGCGAGCGAGGAGGGCGAGCGCCGCGACCTGTCGGTGGCGCTGATCCCGAGCCCCGTGAGCTGGCACGCGCCCGGACACCTGCGAATCGGCGGCTGGGACACCTGCCCCATCGCAGAGGTCCACGTCGCGCTGCTGAAGCGATGGCACGAGCGCTACGGCGCCGACGCGATGGCCATCTCGTACGACACGATCGAGCTGCACGTCGCCCGCCCGCCGAAAGATCGCGCCGAGTGCGAGGCCCTCGCCTGGGAGCACTACGTCTACTGCCCGCCGCTGGTCCTGCAGACCGAGGGCGGCCTGGGAGGCCTCGCCGCCTCGCTCCTCGGTTCGCGTCGCTGGCTCTTCTCCTGGGACTGA